ACGTTGACGATAACGCAGGGTATCTCCGCCATGCAGGCATAGCCGATGGCCTCCTGTTTCAGGGAAAAACCGGGGCCGGAGGTGGCCGTCATCACCTTGTGGCCGGTCAGTGAAGCACCGATGATGGCGCACATCGAGGCGATCTCGTCCTCCATCTGGATAAACTTGCCGCCCCGGTGGGGCAGCTGTCCAGAGAGAATCTCGGCGATCTCCGTGGAGGGGGTGATGGGATAGCCGGCATAAAAGTTCAGCCCCGCATAGAGCGCCCCTTCGACACAGGCTTCATTGCCCTGTACAAATCGTATATTATTTTTCATCGTCCTCTTCCTGTTCCGTGATCACCTCGACTGCAAGATCGGGGCATCGTAGTTCGCACATTTTACAACAGATACAGTCCTCGGGCCGTACGGCCGTGGCTTTATCCTTGCTGTCGAGTTCCAGGACCTTGGTGGGACAGAACTTGACGCAAATGCCGCAGCCTTTGCACCAGTCCCGATTGATAACAAGCTCTTTAAGTTTCTGCTTGGCCATGTATGTCCTCTTGGCGTTATTGTTCCCTAAA
This genomic interval from Desulfopila inferna contains the following:
- a CDS encoding 4Fe-4S dicluster domain-containing protein: LGNNNAKRTYMAKQKLKELVINRDWCKGCGICVKFCPTKVLELDSKDKATAVRPEDCICCKMCELRCPDLAVEVITEQEEDDEK